TTCCATTGTCCGGTCGATTCGATTCTCGTGGGAACGGTCGGCTGGCTGACCGAAGTAAAGGGCCATCGCCGGCTCATCGAAGCCTTCGCCCGGCTCGCGCCATCCAGACCCTCGTTGTTCTTAGTGATCATCGGAACCGGTGAACTGCATGATGACCTGGCGGCTCTGGCCTCGCGGCTGGACATCGGCGATCGGGTGAGGTTTCTCGGCCATCGCCACGATATCGCTGAATGCCTCGCGGCCTTGGATCTGTTCGTGTTCCCGTCTCAGAACGAGGGAATGGGCCGGGCGCTGATCGAAGCGATGGCCGCCGCGCTTCCGGTGGTGGCGACCAACGTCGGAGGCATCCCCGGGATCATCGAGCAGGGACGCACAGGCCTGCTGGTTCCGCCGGGGGATAGCCCGGCGCTGGCCGCCGCCATGGCCGAATTGCTGGACGACCCTGTGCGAGCCCAAGCCATGGGACAGGCGGCGCGCGAGAGTATCGGGGCCGAGTTCAATGCCGCCGGCATGGTCAGGGCTGTCGAGTCCGTTTATGTGAGTTGTCTCCAACCAGCCTCTTGGCCGCGGACCGCCACCAGCCCATGACGATCGAGCACGTTCGGCGTGGACAGATAAGGAAGAGACCGGCGGCAGGGTCCTGCTTCGCGTTCGGACTTTGCCTGCTCCTGGCCTTGACCTGGTCCCCACTGAACGCTGTCTCTGCGGAGGAACTGGTCCAACTCGCGGTCGCGATCCATGTGCACAGCCAAGCCAGCACCGGCGTTCTCCCGCTGGAGGCCATCGCACAGAGGGCTGAACAACTCGGGCTCGACGCCGTCATCTTCACCGAGAATTTGGCCCTTCGGTATGAATACGGGCTCCCGCCGTTCAGGACCCTGCTCCGCTATGCCAGACACTTTCCTTCCCTGATCGACTATGGCATCGAACGCTATCTCGCGGAGCTGGCAGACGTCCAATCGAGACATCCCAACATTCTGCTGATACCGGGCGTCGAAGCAGCCCCTTACGCCTATTGGACCGGCTCTCTCTGGAACGGCGATCTGACCCTGCACGACAGCCAGAAGAATCTCCTCGTGTTCGGCCTCAACGACCCGGTTCGCTATGGACAGCTTCCCGCGAACGGCAACCCGGCTTCCTATCACCTCACGGCGGAATCGATGATGGCCTTGATGCTGCCGCCTCTGCTGGTCACGCTGGCGACAGTGATGGGCATAAGGGACCGCCAGGCGCTCCGCCAAGGGCTCGCCGCTCGGCTGAGCCGGCTGAGGCTGGCTGTGATGTGCGGCCTCGCCGCAATTGGCGCGGCATTGCTCTGGACCGCCTGGCCTATCGGCCAACCTCCGTATCCCATCTATGACAGCGGGCAGGGCTACCGCCCCTATCAACAGTTCATCGATGCGGCGCGCGGCACCGGTGGATTGGTCTTTTGGTCGATGGTCGAAGCGCGCGATCATGAAACCTACTCCTTCGGGCCGTTGGGCCGGGTGACCGTGAGGACGGAGCCCCATCCGGAGGCGGTGATCCTGACCGATCGCCATACCGGCTTCGGCGGGTTGTACCAGGACGTGCATCGCGCGGTTCAGCCGGGGCAGGTCTGGGACCAGGCCATCGAGCTGTTCCTCCGCGGCGAACGGCCGCAACCGCCCGTGATGCTCGGCGAGATCGCCTTTCACAGCCTGGACCAGGCCGGGAAGGATCTGGATCAGGTGCTGTCGATTGTTTCCGTTCACGGCCGGACGCCGGACGACCTGTTGGAGGCTATCCGGACAGGCCGACTCTATGCCGTCGAGCGTCGGAAGAAAGAGTTTGCTCTCCGTCTGGAAACCTTTCGGGTAGAATGCGACGCGGGTCGCCGAAGCGCCTCTGTAGGAGAGATCCTTGACCCGGAAGGCCATCGCGATATGGTGATTCGAGCGTCCGTCTCGACCACGGATCGGCAAGCCCACCACATCACCGCTACCCTCATTCGCTCCGGCGAGACGCTGACACGGTTCTCCGGGACGACCCCGCTGACCATCGAGATCCCGGACAAGACCGTGCCGGCCGGCCAATGGTTGGCCTATCGCCTGCTGGTGGAAGGGGAGGGGGAGCTCGTCAGCAATCCCGTCTTCGTCGGGCCCATGCCACCCCTACCGTCCGATCAGCTCACTGCCGCCGTCGTCCGAGAGACACGTCCGTGAAGGTCACGATCCATCAACCGCAATTCCTCCCCTGGCTGGGCTATCTGGAGAAGATCGCGCGGGCAGACCTCTTCGTGGTGCTGGATCAGGTGCAATTCAAGAAGCAGGAATGGCAGAACCGCAACCGAATCAGGACCGCCCATGAATGGCAATGGCTGACGGTTCCCGTGCACCAGCGGTTCGGCCAACGCATCAACGAGGTGCATGTCAACCGGCAGGTCGATTGGCGGCGCCGACACCTGCGCGCCTTGGCCCTGCACTACGCAAAGGCGCCCTATCGAGACCTGGCGCTCGCCGGGCTTCGGCGTCTCTATGAGACAGATTGGGAGCGGCTGGTCGATCTCAACCTCGCAGTCATCCGCTGGCTGCTGGAGACCTTTCAGATCATGACGCCGGTCCGATTGGCGTCCGAGCTGTCCCTCCGGGACCAGCCGACGGATCGATTGATCGACATCTGCCGCGCAGTGGGCGCGGCCACGTACCTGGCTGGACCAGGAGCCGAACAATATCTGGATCGCCCGCGATTCGAGACCTCCGGCTTCCGGCTGGAGCTGCAACGGTTCCAGCACCCGGTCTATATCCAGTGCTACGACCCGTTCATTCCCGGCATGAGCGCGCTGGACCTGCTGATGATGGAAGGCCCGTCCGGGTTCCGCAGGCTGGTGATCGAAGAATCGGCAAACGGACGCATTGTGTGCGCGTGACGATGCGGCTCGGTTCGGTCGGACCGGACGGAGGGGAGACGTCTTATCGATGACCGCCTCGCGGATTCTCAGGCCCGCTCAAGACCGGTCGGGCGCCATGCGGCTCCTGGCCATCGGCGCGCACCCGGACGACATCGAGGCCGGCTGCGGCGGGACCCTGATCAAGTACGCCAGGAACGGCCATCGCGTGTTTTTAATGGTCATGACGGAAGGGGAGTTGGGCGCCTCGCGCGGCATCCGCCGCCGGGAACAACGTCTGGCGGCCAAGGTCCTGTGCGCGGAGCAACTGTACTGGGGCGGATACCGCGACACCCAATTGCCGTCCGGCCGCCGCCTGATCCAGAAACTCGAACGGATCGTGAAGGCCATTCAACCCCATTTCATCTTCGTCCATTACTTCGACGACACCCATCAGGATCACCGGCACCTGGCCGAAAGCACGATCACGGCTACCCGCTACACCAAGAACGTGCTGTTCTACGAGGGGCCGACGACGCAACATTTTTCTCCGACGGTTTTCGTGGACATCGACGAAGTGCTGGACGACAAGCTCGCGTCGATCCGCGCCCACGCATCGCAGGTCGCCAAGACCAACATCGAAGGCCTATCGATCGTCGATATCATCCGGTCGGCAGC
The DNA window shown above is from Nitrospira tepida and carries:
- a CDS encoding PIG-L deacetylase family protein, with amino-acid sequence MTASRILRPAQDRSGAMRLLAIGAHPDDIEAGCGGTLIKYARNGHRVFLMVMTEGELGASRGIRRREQRLAAKVLCAEQLYWGGYRDTQLPSGRRLIQKLERIVKAIQPHFIFVHYFDDTHQDHRHLAESTITATRYTKNVLFYEGPTTQHFSPTVFVDIDEVLDDKLASIRAHASQVAKTNIEGLSIVDIIRSAAHFRGIQGRVRNAEGFVPLRLFINV
- a CDS encoding WbqC family protein; translation: MKVTIHQPQFLPWLGYLEKIARADLFVVLDQVQFKKQEWQNRNRIRTAHEWQWLTVPVHQRFGQRINEVHVNRQVDWRRRHLRALALHYAKAPYRDLALAGLRRLYETDWERLVDLNLAVIRWLLETFQIMTPVRLASELSLRDQPTDRLIDICRAVGAATYLAGPGAEQYLDRPRFETSGFRLELQRFQHPVYIQCYDPFIPGMSALDLLMMEGPSGFRRLVIEESANGRIVCA